TGCACTCTCGATCGATAACAGCGGGCTGCTCATAACGGCACGAACCAACGTCTCTTCTGCCGAACGGGATTCGGCCAACCCCTTGCGAACCAAGTCCGATTCGCTCACGAGACCACTGTAGTGACCGCCCTCGCGTACCAGTAATGCGCCAACCTTTGCATCGCGCATCAGCTTGGCCGCCTCCAACAAGGTCGCGTCCGGACCGATCGTGCAGAGGGTCCGGCACATCATCACGGCGAGTGGCCGCTGAATCGGTCTGCTTTGAATCGCCATACGTGAGATCCGTTCAATGAAGGGAGCAAATAGTACTCAGCCCTCCTGCAGCTGTCAACGAGCGTACAAGCTGCTTACCCTGCGAACAAGACTATCCATAACTTCGTTGCTCACCCTCGATACCATTGCTATACTCCGCCCAGTTCGTTCTTGGCAATGGAGAAGAGGGACGTATGCATATCAGTGTCATTGGAACCGGTTATGTCGGGCTGGTCACAGGAGCCTGTTTTTCTGAATTCGGCGTGAGCGTGACCTGCATGGATACCGACGCCACGAGGATCGCCAGGCTTGAGAAAGGCGATGTGCCCTTCTACGAACCGGGGATCACCGAGCTCGTTGCCAAAGGCATTCGGGAGGGCCGAATCAACTTTACGACCGACGTGGCCAAAGCCGTCGACAAGGCTCTCGTGATTTTTATTGCGGTCGGAACCCCGCCACGAGCAGACGGATCCGCCGATCTCTCGTACGTCGAAGAAGTCGGCCGGGGCATCGCCCGAACCATGACCGGCTACAAGGTAATCGTCACCAAGTCGACCGTCCCGGTGGGAACAGGGGAAAAGTTGCGCGAGGTGATCACCGCCAATCAATCGGGTAAATTCCGTTTCGACATCGTCTCCAACCCGGAATTTCTGCGCGAAGGGTCTGCCATTGAAGATTTCATGCGGCCGAACCGGGTCGTCATCGGCGCAGACAGCGAGCAGGCGATTGCGATCATGAAAGACCTCTATCGTCCGCTCTACCTCATCGAAACTCCATTCGTCGTAACAGATATCCCGACGGCCGAAATGATCAAATATGCCTCCAACGCCTTCCTGGCCACCAAGATTTCGTTCATCAACGAAATCGCGACAATCTGCGAGAAAATGGGCGCCGACGTACAGATGGTGGCGAAAGGCATGGGGCTCGACAACCGGATTGGATCGAAGTTTCTCCATGCGGGTCCGGGGTTCGGGGGATCTTGTTTCCCTAAAGATTTGGCGGCACTGGTCCAGACGGGAGAGCGAGCCGGCTATCCCATGCAAATCGCAGGAGCCGCCGCTCTTGTCAATGAACAGCAGCGTGGCAGGATGATCGACAAGATCACGAAGGAAGTTGGCGGAATCAAGGGAAAGACGTTCGCGATGTTGGGCCTGTCCTTCAAGCCCAACACCAACGACTTACGGGATGCGCCGGCCCTGGCCATTGCGCAGGAACTGATGAAACAGGGCGCGACCGTTCGCGCCTACGATCCTGCCGGGCTGGAAGAAGCCTGTCAGATTGTTTCCGGCCTCGTTCCCTGTAAAGATGCCTACGACACGGCACAGGGGGCGGATGCCCTGATCCTCATGACCGAATGGAACCAGTTCCGAACGCTCGACTTCGACAGACTGAAAACCCTCTTACGCCAGCCCATCTTCTTCGACCTGCGGAATGTCTATGAGCCGGACCGGGTCGCGGGATTTGGCTTCCGCCACATCTCTGTCGGAAGACCAACGAAGACGCCCTCTCAGTCCACGTAACCGAAGCGTTACGTGAGCCGCGGAGCTTCAGCTTCCTTGGCTTCCTCTTTGACCTTGGGCTTGTAACCCATCCGGTCCAAGACCTTCATCACCCGTGTTTTCAAACGGTCGTCGGCCTCGGCAAGCGCCGTGGCCAACGGCTCGACGGCAGGCTTTCCGATCTTGCGAATGATTTCCGTCACGGATTGCCGGACCTCATCCTCCTCAGAAACCAGCAAAGGCACGAGGGATGACACAGCCGGTCCGCCGATCTTGATCAAGGAATCGTAGGCACGCTGCCGGACATCGCCCACTTCATCCGCCAACGCCTCAACCAACGGCCGTACCGCGCGAACTTCCTTGAGCTCGCCCAGCACTTCCGCTGCATACTTTCGATTGAGCCAATGACTATCTTTCAGATCCAACAACATCGCATCGGCGCGCGCCGCATTGGGATCCTTCGCACGAATCCGGAAGCTCTTGGCGACCCGCTTCCCGCCTTCTTCGACGACGCGAATCGTGGCGCCGTCTCCCACCTTGAGCTTCTTGAGCTCTTCAATCGCCTCGTCATCCACGTCCAGCACGACCGTCTTGCCATCGTAGGCCAACAGTTCGACTTCGAGCTGCTTCGCCTCGAGGTTCACCGCGACGACCCGTTCCGTGACGAGATTGAATCCGTCTTTCTTCGCACCGCCCTTGGGACCGATCTGAATAAGCTTTGGAGGAGCTTCATCCGCCATGATGTGTATCCTTTACGTCGAAATAAAGATTACGGCTTCGCTTTCCATCCGAGACTTGCCAATACCCCTTCTACCGTCTCCTGCACCATCGTATTCTCATCTTCGAGCAGCGGAAGCAAGGGGTCGATCGCCTGCTTCGCCCCGAGCCGCGCAAGCGACTCCGCCGCATTCCGTCTCACAAGCCAGTCTTCATCCTTGAGCGATTCGATCAACGGACCGGCTCCGCGGGCATCGCCGATCTTACCCAGCGCTTCGGCCGCATGACGCCGCACCATCCAATTGTTGCCCAGCAGCCCCTCGATCAAGGCATCGACGGCCCGCGCATCGCCGATCTTCTTCAGCACACGCGCCACATCCTCACGCACCGTGTTGTCCGT
The sequence above is a segment of the Nitrospirota bacterium genome. Coding sequences within it:
- a CDS encoding CBS domain-containing protein, yielding MAIQSRPIQRPLAVMMCRTLCTIGPDATLLEAAKLMRDAKVGALLVREGGHYSGLVSESDLVRKGLAESRSAEETLVRAVMSSPLLSIESASSAHEASEKMAEHGIRHLAVSDDGQIVGILSVRDLLRYFKNWGGL
- a CDS encoding UDP-glucose/GDP-mannose dehydrogenase family protein; protein product: MHISVIGTGYVGLVTGACFSEFGVSVTCMDTDATRIARLEKGDVPFYEPGITELVAKGIREGRINFTTDVAKAVDKALVIFIAVGTPPRADGSADLSYVEEVGRGIARTMTGYKVIVTKSTVPVGTGEKLREVITANQSGKFRFDIVSNPEFLREGSAIEDFMRPNRVVIGADSEQAIAIMKDLYRPLYLIETPFVVTDIPTAEMIKYASNAFLATKISFINEIATICEKMGADVQMVAKGMGLDNRIGSKFLHAGPGFGGSCFPKDLAALVQTGERAGYPMQIAGAAALVNEQQRGRMIDKITKEVGGIKGKTFAMLGLSFKPNTNDLRDAPALAIAQELMKQGATVRAYDPAGLEEACQIVSGLVPCKDAYDTAQGADALILMTEWNQFRTLDFDRLKTLLRQPIFFDLRNVYEPDRVAGFGFRHISVGRPTKTPSQST
- a CDS encoding HEAT repeat domain-containing protein produces the protein MADEAPPKLIQIGPKGGAKKDGFNLVTERVVAVNLEAKQLEVELLAYDGKTVVLDVDDEAIEELKKLKVGDGATIRVVEEGGKRVAKSFRIRAKDPNAARADAMLLDLKDSHWLNRKYAAEVLGELKEVRAVRPLVEALADEVGDVRQRAYDSLIKIGGPAVSSLVPLLVSEEDEVRQSVTEIIRKIGKPAVEPLATALAEADDRLKTRVMKVLDRMGYKPKVKEEAKEAEAPRLT